A stretch of the Diprion similis isolate iyDipSimi1 chromosome 14, iyDipSimi1.1, whole genome shotgun sequence genome encodes the following:
- the LOC124414811 gene encoding KICSTOR subunit 2-like: MDHEEEFLSNFFTQVSQLCVDKAKESVEKEKELCRTMQTGPWGLLLTDLPQIAVAERSYADLGFLHTKNKGFLRKDNSLRTIYESSRSDLKRVEDASRGFNAIGATVAEVSGQLCQFLTARMQLIDFYEKMYSMGTSRSVKYQELLQVITGIVDAHSLSCSHLAFIAIKTALTLECEILVELLNAQVEIQNWRFLPALMALYGAQTRMSAWERTLQSKESWKLGFGTTFLKTNPQPALYQWLVKLKNGILAKCSLYFHATLSQQASTGEMRSIMSKQSCDYYHKMQTFQRKYDLIAVLIVFHATGVDSPGPGYTHPKREVDTSEEFSIMVSCPSVYMQMPCLHWNSITKAIKERHADLLSMDKIIYTKSLKELCTYAMNNIDPRTTLVVVFDTSKQRDKESHVATFMQEICVQLRCSKIYESLKLSK, encoded by the exons ATGGACCACGAAGAGGAGTTtctcagtaatttttttacccaagTATCACAGCTCTGTGTTGACAAGGCTAAAGAATCTgtg GAAAAGGAGAAGGAATTATGTCGCACCATGCAAACAGGTCCTTGGGGATTGCTGCTTACAGATCTGCCACAGATCGCAGTCGCAGAGCGATCTTACGCGGACTTGGGCTTTCTGCATACTAAGAATAAAGGCTTCCTGAGAAAGGAT AATTCCTTGCGCACAATATACGAGTCGTCCAGATCAGATCTTAAGAGGGTGGAAGATGCGAGTCGAGGATTCAATGCAATCGGAGCAACCGTTGCAGAGGTCTCGGGTCAGCTCTGCCAATTTCTTACGGCGAGAATGCAGCTGATAGATTT CTACGAGAAGATGTACAGCATGGGAACGAGCAGGAGCGTCAAATATCAAGAACTGCTCCAGGTTATAACCGGAATTGTGGACGCGCATTCACTTTCTTGTTCGCACTTGGCGTTCATCGCTATCAAGACCGCGCTGAC TCTGGAGTGTGAAATACTAGTCGAGCTACTCAACGCAcaagttgaaattcaaaactgGAGGTTTTTGCCGGCACTTATGGCTCTGTACGGCGCCCAAACTCGAATGTCCGCGTGGGAAAGAACTTTGCAGAGTAAAGAG TCGTGGAAGTTGGGATTCGGGAcaacttttctgaaaactaATCCACAGCCGGCGTTATATCAATGGCTTGTAAAACTAAAGAACGGTATACTGGCTAAATGctctctttattttcacgCTACGCTCAGTCAGCAGGCTAGTACCGGTGAAATGAGAAGCATCATGAGCAAACAGAGCTGCGACTATTATCACAA AATGCAAACATTCCAAAGAAAATATGATCTCATCGCTGTCCTGATAGTCTTTCACGCCACAGGGGTAGACAGCCCTGGTCCAGGATACACGCACCCTAAGCGAGAAGTCGATACATCCGAAGAATTTTCCATCATGGTCAGCTGTCCGAGT gtCTACATGCAAATGCCTTGTCTGCATTGGAACAGCATTACCAAAGCAATAAAGGAACGACACGCAGATCTTTTGAGCATGGACAAGATAATATATACGAAAAGTTTGAAG gAGCTCTGCACCTATGCAATGAACAACATAGATCCACGTACGACACTTGTGGTTGTTTTCGATACGAGCAAACAACGTGACAAGGAATCCCACGTAGCGACTTTCATGCAGGAAATATGCGTTCAACTCAGATGCAGCAAAATTTATGAAAGCCTAAAGCTgtcgaagtga
- the LOC124414596 gene encoding uncharacterized protein LOC124414596: MIGKQLYLAESQMQKMHLLMSKADEQLKEKDQEVGRLKRKVREWEAKFKHQESVHRKELQREQKQVEDSEYLYRRCLMLEHKIYEMEKFLADYGLVWIGDSEGGSDSPGAKSKNYLDTCYHQLMANIEELNLAAGKGEVHVQREKGGSRASFKTSSCMSLKFYKNGLVVQNGVLRPYEDVTTTSFIRDILDGYFPSELQQAYPNGVPFKVEDHRTETFQGMGCGFPGHGHRLGKFHPGGSGMALKQGAAPIGRIQRQNCCSLKPSVPPLFTVNAKSLKSKSFTEPPSPPDILQLRSQILASHNNNCSDSHIQSHINAELGLSSRSEKKRDMATKDAEYHISLRERALKLENRFGFRSPRLTSGSRTSHHSSTDRSSDRMSPSRLESSRSYDGRSRSRSASLPGKRARLSSLSNLRAPSGSHNAVTPKVSDYASLSNVVRKPRATKSATLERNSVAPVLHQVNEPTGKPDEMRLKIRSLNGSTFYLVHLCPDDTVARLYKLLDTCHTKTRMQGYKVVVSGYAPKRLEHLGVSLREYGILRDSVLHVVNDSTM, from the exons ATGATCGGCAAGCAGTTGTACCTGGCGGAAAGTCAAATGCAGAAGATGCATCTGTTGATGTCAAAGGCCGACGAGCAGCTGAAAGAGAAGGACCAAGAAGTCGGCCGTCTGAAGCGCAAG GTCAGGGAATGGGAAGCTAAGTTCAAGCACCAGGAATCCGTCCATAGGAAGGAGTTGCAGCGAGAACAGAAGCAGGTCGAAGACTCCGAGTACCTTTACAGACGGTGCCTCATGCTGGAGCACAAGATCTACGAAATGGAG AAGTTCCTCGCCGACTACGGTTTGGTGTGGATCGGCGATTCGGAGGGCGGTTCCGATTCCCCCGGGGCGAAATCGAA AAACTACTTGGACACCTGCTACCACCAGCTGATGGCAAACATCGAAGAGTTGAACTTGGCCGCGGGTAAAGGGGAGGTTCACGTGCAGCGAGAAAAAGGTGGAAGTCGAGCATCGTTCAAG ACGTCCTCCTGCATGTCACTCAAGTTTTACAAGAACGGTCTCGTCGTGCAAAACGGGGTTTTAAGACCGTACGAAGACGTCACGACTACTTCATTCATCCGCGACATTCTCGACGGTTACTTTCCCTCCGAACTTCAGCAGGCCTATCCAAACGGAGTTCCGTTCAAG GTCGAAGACCATAGAACGGAAACCTTCCAGGGTATGGGATGCGGGTTTCCGGGCCACGGGCATCGGCTGGGAAAATTCCATCCCGGGGGAAGTGGAATGGCCCTCAAACAGGGTGCAGCGCCGATCGGAAGAATCCAGCGGCAGAATTGCTGCAGCCTGAAACCAAGCGTTCCACCACTTTTCACCGTGAACGCAAA ATCATTGAAGTCCAAGAGTTTCACCgaaccaccatcaccaccggACATATTGCAGCTGAGGTCCCAAATTCTAGCCTCCCATAACAACAACTGTTCCGACTCTCATATTCAGTCTCACATAAACGCTGAGCTTGGACTGAGCTCGCGAAGTGAAAAG AAGCGTGACATGGCGACAAAAGACGCCGAGTACCACATTTCGCTGCGAGAAAGAGCGCTCAAACTGGAGAACCGTTTTGGCTTCCGGTCACCGAGGCTCACCAGCGGAAGCAGAACCAGTCATCACAGTTCAACAGACCGATCCTCAGACCGGATGTCACCGAG TCGCCTCGAGAGCTCTCGTAGCTATGACGGAAGGTCGCGTTCAAGATCGGCAAGTTTGCCTGGGAAACGAGCGAGGCTTTCCTCGTTATCGAACCTCAGGGCCCCGTCCGGTAGTCATAACGCGGTAACGCCGAAGGTGTCCGATTACGCGAGCCTCAGCAACGTCGTCAGGAAACCTCGGGCCACCAAATCAGCGACACTGGAGAGGAATAGTGTG GCCCCGGTGCTCCATCAGGTGAACGAACCGACGGGAAAACCCGACGAGATGAGACTGAAGATCAGGTCTTTGAACGGAAGTACCTTCTACCTTGTCCATCTATGCCCCGACGATACTGTCGCTAGGCTTTACAAACTCCTTGACACTTGTCACACCAAGACTCGAATGCAAGGATACAAAGTCGTCGTTAGCGG GTACGCGCCCAAGAGGTTGGAACACCTCGGTGTGTCTCTGAGGGAATATGGTATTCTGAGGGATAGCGTTCTCCACGTTGTAAACGACTCGACGATGTGA
- the LOC124415051 gene encoding sialin, translating to MENPQRYHDTTIYKQPSPCSLRKLADIVPARVVLYMLSFSGFLVSFMMRMDINLTMVAMAKSVPPPASIDGNETSPGKPVAHCYIAQNTTWSEENTTVVPPPEELGEFDWSPAIQSAIVGSFYWCYILSQIVGGVLTQYFGTKTVFGGSQLLTAICSFLMPTAADIHYGAMIALRSIQGAASGLTWPAMYAIVGHWIPPAERSRFMSSFQGFSIGIGLTYPLCGFLIAHFGWRVVFYTTGSIGAGWCVLWYFFAFDTPACHPRISPQERRYIEGCVGEQVVGGNEGMPVPWRAILTSWPAWAIGITTFGRIWVHYVFIIPGPVYMKSVLGFDIQTNGILSGVPFLLSYLASVAFCYVADVLVTRQILSLLNVRRIFTAVAQVVPGILLLLVGYLGCNIVLVLFVWFVAVTLITAAYAGAMANIVDIAPNLAGPVLAFAQTIHMSASFLSPIVAGVMTKDSQSLEAWRRVFGVAVCVSSGTYVVYQIFGSADIQAWNYPDQKYPQSVREDSQPLRESPQKEGKIVPKRSGSSQVQA from the exons ATGGAGAACCCTCAGAG ATACCACGATACCACCATTTACAAACAACCGTCACCGTGCAGTCTGCGAAAGCTTGCAG ACATAGTCCCAGCTAGAGTCGTGCTCTACATGCTATCCTTCTCCGGTTTCCTGGTCTCGTTCATGATGAGGATGGACATAAACCTGACGATGGTCGCCATGGCTAAGTCGGTACCTCCGCCAGCGAGTATTGACGGCAACGAGACTTCGCCGGGGAAGCCCGTCGCCCATTGTTACATCGCCCAGAACACGACGTGGTCAGAGGAGAACACGACGGTTGTTCCACCTCCGGAGGAACTCGGAGAATTCGATTGGAGTCCGGCCATCCAATCGGCGATAGTTGGCTCCTTTTACTGGTGCTACATCCTCTCCCAGATAGTCGGAGGGGTCCTGACTCAGTACTTTGGAACCAAGACCGTCTTTGGTGGGTCGCAGCTACTCACAGCTATTTGTAGTTTCCTGATGCCAACCGCCGCTGACATTCATTACGGGGCGATGATCGCCCTGAGGAGCATTCAGGGTGCGGCAAGT GGCTTGACGTGGCCTGCGATGTACGCCATAGTCGGACACTGGATACCGCCGGCAGAGCGTTCTAGGTTCATGTCATCTTTTCAAG GGTTCAGCATCGGCATCGGGCTCACTTATCCACTCTGCGGTTTTCTCATCGCCCACTTCGGATGGCGAGTCGTCTTCTATACTACCGGCAGTATCGGTGCTGGATGGTGTGTCTTATGGTACTTCTTTGCCTTTGACACTCCCGCCTGTCATCCAAGGATATCGCCTCAAGAACGACGATACATCGAGGGATGCGTTGGTGAACAAGTTGTTGGTGGAAACGAG GGAATGCCGGTTCCTTGGAGAGCGATTCTCACCTCTTGGCCAGCATGGGCTATCGGGATAACCACATTCGGCAGGATATGGGTCCATTACGTCTTCATAATCCCCGGACCGGTGTACATGAAGAGCGTCCTCGGATTCGACATACAGACC AACGGCATACTGTCCGGGGTTCCGTTCCTTCTGAGCTATCTGGCTTCCGTCGCGTTTTGCTACGTCGCCGACGTCCTCGTCACGAGACAAATACTATCGCTCTTGAACGTACGAAGGATATTCACCGCCGTTG CGCAAGTTGTTCCTGGAATACTTTTACTGCTGGTCGGATATCTCGGCTGCAATATAGTTCTTGTTCTATTTGTCTGGTTCGTCGCAGTGACGCTTATCACAGCTGCTTATGCCGGTGCCATGGCAAACATCGTCGACATCGCGCCAAATCTCGCCG GTCCAGTTCTCGCCTTTGCACAAACTATTCACATGTCGGCGAGTTTCTTGTCGCCGATAGTAGCCGGCGTTATGACCAAGGACAGT CAATCGCTCGAGGCATGGAGAAGAGTCTTCGGTGTCGCCGTGTGCGTTTCCAGCGGGACTTACGTCGTGTATCAAATATTCGGCAGCGCTGATATTCAGGCGTGGAATTATCCCGATCAAAAATATCCACAATCCGTCAGAGAGGATTCGCAGCCCTTGAGGGAATCGCCCCAGAAGGAAGGTAAAATCGTCCCGAAACGATCCGGCTCATCTCAGGTACAAGCCTAA